The nucleotide sequence GAACGGGATGAAGGCCATCGCGAGCATCGCCCAGCCCAGCGCGCGGGCGTTCCGGAACAGGAGCAGCGCGAGCACCACGAGCGCCGTGCCGATGTCGCGGACGCCTTTGACCGCGAGGATCGGGTCACCTTCGGACGGCATCACCGGCAGTCCGAATCCGCCCGTCTGGGTCGCCGGGAAGAACACGTAACCGCTCCCGAAGTAGAGGACGAAGAGCACGAGGGCGGCGGACAGGACGTAAGCGATCTTGATTCTGGTCATGATCTCCGACTCCAAAAGCTAGCAGTGCTAGGAACGAGACGGACATTATCGCTAGCACTGCTAGCTTGTCTAGCGGTGCTAGCATGTTCGTATGGTCACCAACCCCCGGCGCGAGCGGGACCGCTCGCAACGCGAACAGCTGATCGTCACCACCGCCCGCGAGATCGCCGAAGAGGAGGGCTGGGAGGCGGTCACCACCCGCCGGCTGGCGGCGAAGATCGAGTACAGCCAGCCCGTGCTCTACAGTCATTTCTCCGGCAAGGGGGCGATCATGG is from Amycolatopsis lurida and encodes:
- a CDS encoding DUF4267 domain-containing protein, which produces MTRIKIAYVLSAALVLFVLYFGSGYVFFPATQTGGFGLPVMPSEGDPILAVKGVRDIGTALVVLALLLFRNARALGWAMLAMAFIPFGDMLIVLTHNGSVGAALGIHGATCALMLGISALFLIRPARNEQ